The Akkermansia muciniphila genome contains a region encoding:
- the yajC gene encoding preprotein translocase subunit YajC translates to MLAQAQDAAAGQESGNMFQQILSSPMFMFVIIIVLFWVMLIRPQRKAQKEQQARIAALQRGDQVITNAGLHGFVEKVNDRTVSLKIAEGVVVEMEKNAIVQVEK, encoded by the coding sequence ATGTTAGCACAGGCCCAGGATGCCGCCGCCGGACAGGAATCTGGAAATATGTTCCAGCAGATCCTCAGCAGCCCCATGTTCATGTTTGTGATTATCATCGTCCTGTTCTGGGTGATGCTGATCCGTCCGCAGCGGAAAGCCCAGAAGGAACAGCAGGCGCGCATCGCCGCCCTGCAGCGCGGGGACCAGGTGATCACGAACGCGGGCCTGCACGGTTTTGTGGAAAAAGTGAATGACCGCACCGTTTCCCTCAAGATTGCGGAAGGCGTGGTGGTTGAAATGGAAAAGAATGCCATCGTTCAGGTGGAGAAATAA
- the tgt gene encoding tRNA guanosine(34) transglycosylase Tgt yields MPFTLHQKDSTTAARLGTLDLPHGQVPTPIFMPVGTQGSVKTMHPQDLESLGAKIILGNTYHLSLRPGSSLIREMGGLHRFSSWNRPILTDSGGFQVWSLAKLRKITEEGVRFQNHLDGAYMMLSPERSMEIQADLGSDIAMLFDECPPYPCDRKYAEASLGYTLRWARRCKDWVREHEPRSGEGRQHHFGIVQGSVYADLRKRCAEELAAMDFDGYAIGGVSVGEPEEEMLRAIDHSAPWLPEDKPRYAMGLGTPPQLLEMIARGVDMFDCVMPTRLARHGVALTPDGPMHIKNQRWAADSRPIDPEGHPHVTQFSRAYVRHLFKAGEILALRLLSFQNLEFYLRLMAQAREAIAAGMFGSFKDSFIARYKANNIL; encoded by the coding sequence ATGCCTTTTACACTTCACCAGAAAGACTCCACCACAGCCGCACGCCTGGGCACGCTTGATTTGCCCCATGGACAGGTGCCCACCCCTATTTTCATGCCGGTGGGTACGCAGGGTTCCGTCAAGACCATGCATCCGCAGGATCTGGAATCCCTGGGAGCGAAGATCATCCTGGGGAATACCTACCATTTGTCCCTGCGTCCCGGGTCCTCCCTGATCCGGGAGATGGGAGGCCTGCACCGGTTTTCCTCCTGGAACCGCCCCATTCTGACGGATTCCGGCGGCTTCCAGGTCTGGTCCCTTGCCAAACTCCGCAAGATTACGGAGGAAGGGGTGCGGTTCCAGAACCATTTGGACGGCGCGTACATGATGCTGAGCCCGGAGCGTTCCATGGAGATTCAGGCGGACCTGGGCAGTGACATCGCCATGCTGTTTGACGAGTGCCCCCCCTATCCCTGCGACAGGAAGTACGCGGAGGCTTCCCTGGGCTACACGCTCCGTTGGGCGCGCCGCTGCAAGGACTGGGTGCGGGAACACGAGCCCCGTTCCGGGGAGGGGCGCCAGCACCATTTCGGCATTGTGCAGGGGTCCGTTTATGCGGATTTGAGGAAAAGGTGCGCGGAGGAACTGGCTGCCATGGACTTTGACGGTTATGCCATCGGCGGGGTTTCCGTGGGCGAGCCTGAGGAGGAGATGCTGCGCGCCATTGACCATTCCGCCCCCTGGCTGCCGGAGGACAAGCCGCGTTACGCCATGGGGCTGGGCACGCCCCCTCAGCTTCTGGAGATGATCGCCCGCGGCGTGGACATGTTCGACTGCGTAATGCCCACGCGCCTGGCGCGCCACGGCGTGGCCCTGACTCCGGACGGTCCCATGCATATCAAGAACCAGCGCTGGGCTGCGGATTCCCGCCCGATCGACCCGGAAGGGCATCCGCATGTCACACAATTCTCCCGTGCTTACGTGCGCCATCTGTTTAAAGCCGGTGAAATACTCGCTTTAAGATTGCTTTCTTTCCAGAATCTGGAATTCTATCTGCGGCTGATGGCTCAGGCGCGTGAGGCCATAGCCGCCGGCATGTTCGGCTCCTTCAAGGATTCATTCATCGCGCGATACAAAGCAAATAACATTTTATGA
- the trmB gene encoding tRNA (guanosine(46)-N7)-methyltransferase TrmB translates to MTDPAFIPDDFFKVLAPSDIFGAAGPFEVDLGCGDGGFLLQMAAHYPERRFLGIERLLGRVRGVCSRAAVRELENVKVLRVESRYFLEWLMRPGCISRLHYLCPDPWPKERHHKNRLVQDDFLPVLHRSLADGGEFLFKTDHEEYFQWVLDHVERSGLFSRAGWDEDEFFYPKTDFQLQWESMGKPIYRARFIKLQKA, encoded by the coding sequence ATGACAGATCCGGCCTTTATCCCAGACGATTTTTTCAAGGTGCTGGCGCCCTCCGATATTTTTGGCGCGGCCGGACCGTTTGAGGTGGATTTGGGCTGCGGGGACGGAGGGTTCCTGCTCCAGATGGCGGCCCATTATCCGGAACGCCGTTTTCTGGGCATTGAGCGGCTGCTGGGCCGGGTGCGGGGCGTCTGCTCCCGCGCGGCAGTCCGGGAACTGGAAAACGTGAAGGTGCTCCGGGTGGAGAGCCGCTATTTTCTGGAGTGGCTGATGCGGCCGGGGTGCATTTCCAGGCTGCATTACCTGTGCCCGGACCCATGGCCCAAGGAAAGGCACCATAAGAACCGCCTGGTACAGGATGATTTTCTGCCCGTGCTGCACCGCTCCCTGGCTGACGGCGGGGAGTTCCTGTTCAAGACGGACCATGAAGAGTATTTCCAGTGGGTGCTGGACCATGTGGAGCGCAGCGGCCTGTTCAGCCGCGCAGGCTGGGATGAAGACGAGTTTTTTTACCCCAAAACGGATTTCCAGCTTCAATGGGAGTCCATGGGAAAACCGATTTACCGCGCCCGTTTCATTAAATTGCAGAAAGCCTGA
- a CDS encoding NUDIX domain-containing protein produces the protein MSRQAFYPHLSVDCVLIGFDEEGLKVLLVEKTHVEPGHTGAISKLPGDLIYEDEELDAAARRILFDMTGMSSPHLEQFHTFGAPARIKNPADREWVEAVSGQKIGRLVTVAYMAMLRISTKLRKLMESHKTRWVPVDGLPELAFDHRDIIDLALERIRSSVKKEPALIYDMLPAKFTALQLRRLNEEIHGKPMDVRNFHKKIASRPYIVPLDEKEEGVAHRAARYYRFDRKIYNRLYYRS, from the coding sequence ATGAGCAGACAGGCATTTTATCCGCATCTCTCAGTGGATTGTGTGTTGATCGGGTTCGATGAGGAAGGGCTGAAGGTCCTTCTGGTTGAAAAGACGCATGTCGAACCGGGCCATACCGGCGCTATTTCCAAGCTGCCCGGCGATTTGATTTATGAGGATGAAGAGCTGGACGCCGCGGCACGCCGCATCCTGTTTGACATGACGGGCATGTCTTCTCCCCATTTGGAGCAGTTTCATACCTTCGGTGCTCCGGCGCGCATCAAGAACCCGGCGGACCGGGAATGGGTGGAGGCCGTCTCCGGCCAGAAGATCGGCCGTCTGGTGACGGTGGCGTATATGGCCATGCTGAGGATTTCCACCAAGCTGCGCAAGTTGATGGAGAGCCACAAGACCCGCTGGGTGCCGGTGGACGGGCTTCCGGAACTGGCGTTTGACCACCGGGACATTATTGACCTGGCCCTGGAGAGGATACGCTCTTCCGTGAAGAAGGAGCCCGCGCTGATTTACGACATGCTGCCCGCCAAGTTTACGGCGCTCCAGCTCAGGAGGCTGAATGAGGAGATTCACGGCAAACCGATGGACGTGCGCAATTTCCATAAGAAGATCGCCTCCCGGCCCTACATCGTCCCCCTGGATGAGAAGGAGGAGGGGGTGGCCCACCGGGCGGCGCGCTATTACCGTTTTGACCGCAAGATTTACAACCGCCTTTATTACCGGAGCTGA
- a CDS encoding septal ring lytic transglycosylase RlpA family protein codes for MRTGIISGAAMLAGLLWLAACSSSPKSRDYPGYMTRPYTIRGHRYHPMSVEQALSYEQTGIASHYNECALWGLVSGETAIGENVRPWHLHAAHPTLPLPCEVLVQSLRTGKTVKVRVNDRGPFIKNRLIDLSEKAAERLDMKHHGLDRVRITVLSVGDGKWKREAPPYATPA; via the coding sequence ATGCGCACGGGCATCATCAGCGGAGCGGCCATGCTGGCCGGGCTGTTATGGCTGGCAGCCTGCTCCTCCTCCCCCAAAAGCCGGGACTACCCCGGCTACATGACCCGTCCCTACACCATCCGGGGCCACCGCTACCACCCCATGAGCGTGGAGCAGGCCCTGTCCTATGAACAAACCGGCATTGCCTCCCACTATAACGAATGCGCCCTGTGGGGACTCGTCAGCGGGGAAACGGCCATTGGAGAAAACGTGCGCCCCTGGCACCTGCACGCGGCGCACCCCACCCTGCCCCTCCCCTGCGAGGTGCTCGTCCAATCCCTGCGCACGGGGAAAACCGTGAAAGTCCGCGTCAACGACCGCGGCCCCTTCATCAAAAACCGCCTTATTGACCTGAGTGAAAAAGCCGCGGAACGGCTGGACATGAAACACCACGGGCTGGACCGCGTCAGAATCACCGTTCTTTCCGTGGGAGACGGCAAATGGAAGCGGGAAGCGCCGCCCTACGCCACGCCGGCCTGA
- the rnhC gene encoding ribonuclease HIII yields MLTDAQAGRLESILEGKGFEKREVPYARFSFAGPSLLATVYEKKNKLLLQGKGTDEFIEFTLEPQVTGILSLPAEAEEEGGKTGAHFGIDESGKGDYFGPLVVAGVYVDGRISAALRKLGVCDSKLVGSSARIRSLAEGIRKVPGIRFHLVSIGPERYNQLYPEFRNLNRFLAWGHATVIEGLAAKVPDCPMALSDQFANPFVLKRALAAKKLSIRLEQRVRAESDVAVAAASILARERFVNWMDAAGEAAGMKLPLGASGQVVKAARQLVAVHGEEMLPKVAKMHFKTTQNVLK; encoded by the coding sequence ATGCTGACTGACGCTCAGGCCGGAAGGCTTGAGTCCATTCTGGAGGGAAAGGGGTTTGAGAAAAGGGAGGTGCCTTACGCGCGCTTTTCCTTTGCAGGACCCTCCCTGCTGGCGACGGTTTACGAGAAGAAGAACAAGCTCCTTCTTCAGGGGAAGGGAACGGACGAGTTTATAGAGTTTACCCTGGAGCCGCAGGTGACGGGCATTCTGTCCCTCCCTGCGGAAGCGGAGGAGGAGGGAGGAAAAACGGGAGCCCATTTCGGCATTGATGAGAGCGGCAAGGGGGATTACTTCGGTCCGCTGGTGGTGGCCGGAGTTTATGTGGACGGCCGCATCAGCGCCGCGCTGCGCAAGCTGGGCGTCTGCGACAGCAAGCTGGTGGGCTCCTCCGCCAGAATCCGTTCCCTGGCGGAAGGGATACGCAAGGTTCCGGGCATCCGGTTCCATCTGGTAAGCATAGGCCCGGAACGCTACAACCAGCTTTACCCGGAGTTCAGGAATTTGAACCGTTTTCTGGCCTGGGGCCATGCCACGGTGATTGAAGGGCTGGCGGCCAAGGTGCCGGACTGCCCCATGGCGCTGAGCGACCAGTTTGCCAATCCGTTTGTCCTGAAAAGGGCGCTGGCGGCCAAAAAACTGTCCATCCGGCTGGAACAGCGCGTCCGGGCGGAAAGTGACGTGGCGGTGGCTGCTGCGTCCATTCTGGCGCGTGAACGTTTTGTGAACTGGATGGACGCGGCCGGCGAGGCCGCAGGCATGAAGCTGCCGCTGGGTGCCTCCGGCCAAGTGGTGAAGGCCGCCCGCCAGCTGGTGGCCGTGCACGGGGAGGAGATGCTGCCGAAGGTGGCCAAGATGCATTTCAAGACCACGCAGAACGTGCTGAAGTGA
- a CDS encoding HU family DNA-binding protein translates to MHSYHSALHMAKTLTKRDLVNKISAETNFTQIEVFDIVQRAVDIISSTLAEGDRVVIRNFGTFQVKEVKPKVGRNPKNPDQDVPIPARSVVKFKVGKELKDQVAKLTASK, encoded by the coding sequence ATACATTCATATCATTCTGCACTCCATATGGCTAAAACATTAACAAAACGAGACCTCGTTAACAAGATCAGCGCCGAAACCAACTTCACCCAGATTGAAGTGTTCGACATCGTACAACGTGCCGTGGACATTATCTCCAGCACACTTGCGGAAGGTGACCGTGTGGTGATTCGCAACTTCGGCACCTTCCAGGTGAAGGAAGTGAAGCCCAAAGTAGGCCGCAATCCCAAGAATCCTGACCAGGACGTGCCGATTCCCGCCCGTTCCGTCGTCAAGTTCAAGGTAGGCAAGGAACTGAAGGACCAGGTCGCCAAGCTGACCGCTTCCAAGTAA
- a CDS encoding MotA/TolQ/ExbB proton channel family protein, with the protein MNELIIKIGPLFWVLSVLAVYALAVVAERILYFHRIQINTGDFLRGISKLVNAGSVDEARHEASILPGPAPRVVSSVLAHSGLPREELRAVAEDSVQMEVFQIEKNIRGLLVVATVSPLIGVLGTIQGLVGFYSQPGLLEGKAPTLAMSDAVYQALLSSALGLSIAIPAYLFYSYLASRSRQIVHSLERAGTEAVCLVCDARRRREEGESMTGRGV; encoded by the coding sequence ATGAATGAATTGATCATCAAGATAGGGCCGTTGTTCTGGGTTTTGAGCGTTCTGGCCGTGTATGCGCTGGCGGTCGTGGCGGAGCGGATTTTATATTTCCACAGGATTCAGATTAATACCGGGGATTTTTTAAGGGGCATTTCCAAACTGGTGAACGCCGGCAGCGTGGATGAAGCCCGGCATGAGGCTTCCATTCTTCCGGGGCCTGCTCCCCGCGTGGTTTCCTCCGTGCTGGCTCATTCCGGCCTGCCGCGCGAGGAGCTGCGCGCCGTGGCGGAGGATTCCGTGCAGATGGAGGTGTTCCAGATTGAGAAGAATATCCGCGGCCTGCTGGTGGTGGCTACCGTCAGCCCGCTGATCGGCGTGCTGGGGACCATTCAGGGGCTGGTGGGCTTTTACTCCCAGCCGGGACTGCTGGAAGGGAAGGCTCCCACCCTCGCCATGTCGGACGCCGTTTACCAGGCCCTGCTGAGTTCCGCGCTGGGGCTGAGCATTGCGATTCCGGCGTATCTGTTTTATTCCTACCTGGCTTCCCGTTCCCGCCAGATCGTGCATTCCCTGGAACGGGCCGGCACGGAGGCTGTCTGCCTGGTGTGCGACGCACGCCGGAGGCGCGAGGAGGGGGAGAGCATGACGGGACGCGGAGTATAA
- a CDS encoding UbiA family prenyltransferase, whose amino-acid sequence MHNCRLLQGVVRSSRPANIPTLLTNAAAAWAAVRGAELPPAGLYVGAVLMGLCFYLYGMWENDRVDARWDASRYPDRPVPCGAVSVSVLRLLALAAGLSGLVLNMVLGGEFALGALLLIVISLYNMFHKLWSGSIFLMGLCRGLWVLAAGLVFVHAAGEPSLPPALAWYAFGLFAFTCVISLVARREAGRPRVQAAVGLLLSGMCLFDAVWLLFFGSWLWIGAVLLWAGTRLLQKFGCRAT is encoded by the coding sequence ATGCACAATTGCCGTTTATTGCAGGGAGTGGTCCGTTCCTCCCGTCCGGCCAATATTCCCACGCTGTTGACCAATGCGGCGGCGGCCTGGGCCGCTGTCCGCGGGGCGGAGCTGCCGCCTGCCGGATTGTACGTCGGCGCGGTGCTGATGGGGCTGTGTTTTTATTTGTACGGCATGTGGGAGAATGACCGTGTGGACGCCCGGTGGGACGCGTCCCGTTATCCGGACCGTCCGGTGCCGTGCGGAGCCGTGAGCGTGTCCGTGCTGAGGCTTCTGGCCCTGGCGGCCGGGTTGTCCGGCTTGGTGCTGAATATGGTGCTGGGCGGGGAGTTTGCGCTGGGGGCCCTGCTGCTGATCGTGATTTCCCTGTATAATATGTTCCACAAGCTGTGGAGCGGGTCCATTTTCCTGATGGGGCTGTGCCGCGGGTTGTGGGTTCTGGCGGCGGGGCTGGTGTTTGTCCATGCGGCGGGGGAGCCTTCTCTGCCTCCGGCGCTGGCCTGGTATGCCTTCGGCCTGTTTGCGTTTACGTGCGTGATTTCCCTGGTGGCCCGGCGTGAGGCGGGCAGGCCCCGCGTTCAGGCGGCGGTTGGCCTGCTGCTTTCCGGCATGTGCCTGTTTGATGCGGTGTGGCTGTTGTTTTTCGGTTCATGGCTGTGGATTGGCGCCGTTTTGCTGTGGGCCGGAACGCGGTTGCTGCAGAAGTTCGGGTGCCGGGCTACATAG
- a CDS encoding peptidylprolyl isomerase, whose protein sequence is MNIRTHFQALLICTMAVSAQGQSITDPHSSLPRAVQLHGDDGRETVLPDESKRISPNEAPASRIQPQRIVNRIAATVNGRPITANEVSVRLMPIGAQLAAQYPKQGPEFYKQLALAKKNIIEDLVERELLRNEFEGMGGVIRDSLIDQEINRTILTTFNGDRSAFLKNLNLSGMTIRAFREMTKKQLQVQIMRASKYDQEIPPTPEEIRQEYEATKEQYRDLTKDKIKFKKIFIPMLGDDSASTPEVQLNLAELIAKEIKSKNASFEDMAKRYSKDLYAEKGGDWPVTERSTLSPESAAIIFGARTGEIIGPLVDATGFTIVLVEKKELAPAPPLSAIKEQIDMMARNKRSNERYKKWVERLRKKAIVKVYI, encoded by the coding sequence ATGAATATCAGGACCCACTTCCAGGCGCTTCTCATCTGTACCATGGCCGTATCTGCACAGGGGCAAAGCATCACGGACCCGCACTCCTCCCTCCCCCGGGCCGTCCAGCTTCACGGGGATGACGGAAGGGAAACGGTGCTCCCGGACGAATCCAAGCGCATTTCCCCGAATGAGGCCCCGGCCTCCCGCATCCAGCCCCAGCGCATCGTCAACCGGATAGCGGCTACCGTGAACGGACGCCCCATCACGGCCAATGAAGTCAGCGTGCGGCTCATGCCCATCGGCGCCCAGCTGGCGGCCCAGTACCCCAAGCAGGGGCCAGAATTCTACAAGCAGCTAGCCCTGGCGAAGAAAAACATCATTGAAGACCTAGTGGAGCGCGAACTCCTCCGCAATGAATTCGAAGGCATGGGCGGCGTCATCCGCGATTCCCTGATCGACCAGGAAATCAACCGCACCATCCTCACCACCTTCAACGGCGACCGCTCCGCCTTCCTGAAAAATCTGAACCTGTCCGGCATGACCATCCGCGCTTTCCGGGAAATGACGAAAAAACAGCTCCAGGTCCAGATCATGCGCGCCTCCAAGTACGACCAGGAAATCCCGCCCACCCCGGAAGAAATACGGCAGGAATACGAGGCGACCAAGGAACAATACCGGGACCTGACCAAGGACAAGATCAAATTCAAGAAAATCTTCATCCCCATGCTGGGGGACGACTCCGCCTCCACGCCGGAAGTGCAGCTCAACTTGGCGGAACTCATCGCCAAGGAAATCAAATCCAAAAACGCCTCCTTTGAAGACATGGCCAAGCGCTACTCCAAGGACCTGTATGCGGAAAAGGGCGGCGACTGGCCCGTCACGGAACGCTCCACGCTCTCCCCGGAATCCGCCGCCATCATCTTTGGAGCCCGGACCGGAGAAATCATCGGGCCGCTTGTAGACGCCACCGGCTTCACCATCGTGCTGGTGGAAAAGAAGGAACTGGCCCCGGCCCCCCCGCTCTCCGCCATCAAGGAGCAGATTGACATGATGGCGCGCAACAAGCGCAGCAACGAACGCTACAAAAAATGGGTGGAGCGCCTCCGTAAAAAAGCCATCGTCAAGGTGTACATCTGA